GCTGAGGGTTTGAGGTAATCTCCTGTGAAGGATAAGGAAAACGCTGTGGGATGTATGGCCTGAATGCATTCTGAACCACATTCAATGCAGGATATCCCGTTCTGCGCCAGTCATTATAAGCTTCCAGTGATAAAAAACTGGCCACGAATTTTTCCTTGATCAGGCTCCTCAGCGGATTTACCGGATCCAGAACCGAATGAATTGCAGTATAGGCATCTCTGTCTGCTGCATCCACTCCTAAGAGATTCATATGTGCTTCGATGGCGCTTTTCAGAACCGGCTGGGCAGCCAGTGCGCCTGATTTAATCAATGTTGCTTCAGCTTTAATAAAAAGCGCTTCCGCATAAGTGGCCAGATAGACCGGAGCTGATTTACCTGTTTCTTCATCCGCCTCTGTATAGCCTCCTACCCTCGGTGATACACTGGCATAAATGGTAGGATCTGTGGTTGGAACCGTTCCGCTTTCTCGGCCCTCATAATCTCCTCCAGATCCCGGAGAAGCCAGAAATGGCAGCCTGGGGTCGTTGCTCGCTTTAAGCATATTCACAAAAGTTTTGGAAAGGACTACCCCACCGGCTCCAGGCAAAGTGCCCTGATACCATGGGTTCTCTCCTTTTGCTTCGCCTGAATATTTGACTTTAGCATTATCGGCATTTGCAGAAAATCCATTTTGCAAAGCGGCAAGCGCCAGATCAGCCTGAGTGGCAGCAGAGTAACCGGCAGCTTTGCTGAGGCGAAGGTAATACCTTGCTTTAAGCGTATAAGCCAGCTTTTTCCAGGAAGCAAAAGTTCCTCCATAGATCAAATCATCACTTCCTACGCGAATTCCTGCAGGCGCAGTATTCAGGATCACAATCGCCTGATCAAGCAGACTTTGGATTAATTTGTAAATATCTTCCTGCGAATCATATTTTGGCTTTAGATTGCCTAATGCCTGAAAAGCTTCAGAATATGGAATATCCCCCCAAAGATCAGTACAAACAGCTAAATTATAGGCCAGTAAAACTCTTCCGATTCCTGCATAACCGTTGTTGCCCGCTTTTTCGGCTTTATCAATCATAATCCTGGCATTAATAAAAACTGCGGGATACAAATCAAAGCTCCAGGTATTGTTTACATCACTCGGTGTGATCCGGTAAGAATCAATCTCCGGAGCCGGCTGATTAATTGCCAGTTGTTGTGTCCAGTATGCCGAAACGCTGCCGGGAAATCCTCCAATAATATTGGTGGTGGTATAAAGTTCCAATGGTGTCAGAATCAAAGCTTCCTGTACGTCCAGTGGATTATTGGGATCCTTATTGATATCTAAAAATTTCTTACATCCTGATGCGGATACCAATAATAAAAATGCGATGAATATATAATATGTCTTTTTCATGATGTTCGATTTAGAAAGTAACTTTTACAGCAAAATTATAGCTTCGGTTAGATGGGGTGACGAAATTGGTAAAGCCGCCACCATTCCCCGTACCATACAAACTTACTTCAGGATCAGAACCGGTATAATGCGGTGTATAGAACCATAAGTTTCGTCCGGTAGCAGAAACACTCAAACCCTTAATCGGAGTTTTCTTTAATAAGGAAGCCGGGAAATTATAAGATAAACTCACTTGTCTTAACTTCACGTAAGTCCCATCTTCCACTCCGTTTTCATCCACCTGAGAATAATTATTTTGATAATAGGCCTGATCTATCGCCGCTACTTTTGTATTTGGCTGTCCATCTTCAGTTACCCCGTCGAATACCTTACTACCGGTCCTGTCTTCGGTTAACTTAGTGACCCCATAGAAATTAAGATAGAAATTATCCAGATTATATACATCTCCACCTTTTTTCATATCCAGTACTGCAGAAAGGCTAATGCCTTTATAGGTAAAGGTGGTTGTTAAGCCAGCATTCCATTTAGGCACCGTATTTCCGATCGGGCCCAGCGCCTCATCAATAATGGGATATCCATCGGCATCGATAACCAGCTTTCCAGCATCATTACGACGGTATTTTGAACCGTAGATTACGGCGTATGGCTGATCCTTATAGGCAAAAACCCCGGGGCTTACAAAACCCGCAAACTGAATATTATCCAGATTCTGACCAATCTCCGTCACCTTATTATTGATTTTAGCGAAGTTAAGTCCGATTACCCAGGTGATATCTTCTGTTTTAACCGGCGTGCCACTAAGTATTAATTCAATCCCCCTATTGTACATACTCGCCGCATTAATAACCGCAGAGTTGGCTCCACTTGATGGTGTGATGGGTGTAGTACTGATCAGATCGATACTATTCTTATTAAAGTAAGTTGCTTCAACGTTAAACCTGTTCTTAAACATTTTTAGCTCCAATCCGGCCTCGAACTCTTTTAACCCTTCGTTTTTCAGATTAGGATCACCTTGTACGTTACTCAATAGGAATCCGTTAACTCCACCGTAGGGAAACTCAATATTACCAATTGTGGGTTGTATATAAGGTCTGCCTATGCTGTAAGGCGGAACATTATCATTTCCTACATAAGAGTAAGAAAGGCGTATTTTACCAAAATTCAGGATAGAATTGCTGCTTAAGCCAAGAGGTTCTGTGAATATAAAACCCACAGAGGCAGAACCGTAAGGATAGAACTGTTTATCCTTACTGAGAACCGAAGTACCATCGTATCGGCCGGTTAGTGAAAGTGAGAGCATTCGCTTATACTCCCCTGTCATCTGTGCGTAAACCCCAACTTTTCTATAATTCTGTTCCGTTATCCTGGAGATGACTGTTGAGGCATTGGCAATGTTATAATAGTTCTTTACAGACAGACCAATCCCCTTATCAAATACTGATTTTTGATCAGAAGAAAGGATGTTATTCCCCAATAGTATGCTTCCAAAAAAATCATCTCCGAAATTTTTCTTTGCTTCGATAATTAAATCATGATTGTACTGTCTGAAATTGATCTCCCGGTTGTACATTTTACCGTTTGCAGATTCTCCTCCAACAATACCCTGAGCTTCATGATAGGTAGTTGCATCATTAAAGATATCTGCGCCAATCCTTTCGGTAATGCTGAGCCAGGGAAGCGGGTTATAATTTATCGTAAATACAGGCAGGAACCTGTTTACAACAGATCTGAATTTCACATTGTCTACCAGCCAATAAGGATTATTTCTTGCCGCGCGGTACAGACGCTGACTTCCGTCCGGATTTGTAGTAGGAAAAGGATCCCATGAAATCGGCGCAGAATATACCGTCCAGAAAGGACTCGCCAGGCTATTTCCTTCCGGCAAACGATCATTAACAGTATTCACGTAATTCAGCTGCCCGATAACCGACACCTTACTGGTCAGTTCATGAGTAAATTTTGTAAAGAAAGCATGACGGCCAAAATTTGTAGCTGGCATCGTACCTTTTGTATTCAGAAGCGAATAAGAAACCAGGTAACTGGACTTATCCGTTGAACCATTGACAGCAAGCGTGTTGTCTGTCGTGAAACCTTGCCTGAAGAACTCCTCTCTCGGATCGTGTTTTGTAACCGGTTTTCCATTCACCATTAACCCGTCAATCAGAGGGCCCCATGATCCGGAGCTTAGCTGCCCGTTATTTCCATCTACATATGTTCCATTCGTACCTTGTGCATATTTATCCTGGAACTCCGGAAATATAGGATTATCAAGCGTAATGCCAGAAGAAAGAGCTATAGAGGTTTTCCCTTTCCCTGTTTTTGTGGTGATAATGACTACCCCCCTTGCAGCAGCGGAACCATAAAGGGCGCTCGCGGCCGCACCTTTCAAAAGAGAAACATTCTCCACGATATTGGGGTCAATGTCGATTGCTCGGTTTGCCGTTCCACCCGCACTGAGCGCTCCGTCGGGATTTCCGGCTTCAGAGTTGTTAATTGGTACTCCATCTACCACGATTAAGGCTCCGTTTTCTCCGGTAAGTGAGGTATTACCCCTGATTACAATTTTAGAAGAACTACCCGCAGCTCCACTTGAATTGGTGATCTGTACTCCTGCAACTTTACCAGCCAGGGCGTTTATCAGGTTGTTCTCTTTAGCCGCAACCAAAGCATTCCCATTCACTTCCTGCGTGGAATAGGTTAACGTTCGTTTCTCCCGCTTAATACCAAGCGCAGTAACAACAATTTCATTTAAATTTGTTTCATCATCTATTAAAGAAACATCTACCTGGTCATTGCTTCCAATTGCTTTCGTTTGGGTTTTAAAACCCAGGTAGGAGAACTCTAAACTCAGGTTAGTACCACTCACCTGAATAGAGTACCTTCCGTTTGCCCCTGTTTGGGTGCCTACTTTTTGTCCTTTCAGCCTTACGGATACTCCTGGGAGAGGTTGTTTATCGCCGGCGGCGATTACGGTACCGGTAATGGTCCGTGTTTGTGCCCAAACTGTTATCGTAAACAACAAGAGCATCATTAATGATAGTAATGGTTTTTTCATAGGTCAGTTAAATTAGATACTTACCTTAATTTAAGCTTTTAAGCACTTTAAAAGACCAATACTGTCTCATTTCCGTTACACAAAAACACAAACATCAATAAATCAACAATTTACACCATAAAACCTCCATAAACTTGGCCTTTTTTGGATAAAAATGAGGATTCAATTAAAGAATTGGCAATATAAAATTTGGTGGTTCAGGCAAAAAAATTATCCTGTTTATATTTCTATGATTATTTTTTCTTTTGATTTCTTTTATTGAAATTTTATGGAAAGTCGGGCGCAACCGTTTACTTATTAAATATTGTAAAACAAACATAATACCACTAAAAAAGCCAGTATTTCTATTTTATTCCATACAATATATCGAAAATTAACTTTCCTTAGATTAACTACCAAAAAGTAAAATACAGGATCATCATTTGCAAATATTTCTGTTTAATCTGCTTCGCATTTAACAATTTTGATAGTCAAAACAAGCCATAACATAAAAAACCCGGCAGGCTGAATGCCTCCGGGTTTTCTTATTGAAAACAGATTGAATCTGTTTATTTATGCATAAGGTATGCCATCTTTCGATGCCAGGCTGCTATGTCCCATCAGGTATTCATCTACCTTACGGGCCGCTTCACGACCTTCAGATATCGCCCATACCACTAACGATTGTCCGCGGCGCATATCTCCGGCAGCAAAAATTTTAGCGATATTGGTCTGATATTTACCTTCTTCAGCTTTTACATTTCCTCTGTTATCCAGCTCAACACCTAACTTCTCAATCAGACCTTCTTTCTGAGGGTGCAGGAAGCCCATTGCCAATAATACCAGCTGACAAGGCAGATCGCGTTCTGTTCCGGCTTTCTCTTTAAAGTTCAAGGGTCTTCCGGCAGGATCAATTTCCCATTCTACATCCACTACTTTTAACGCTTTCAGGTTTCCATTTTCATCTTTAATGAATTCCTTGGTATTTACTCCCCAGGCCCGCTCACAACCCTCTTCATGTGAAGAGGTTACTTTTAAGAGCATTGGAAAAGTTGGCCATGGCATATTCGGTGTACGATGCTGGGACGGCATCGGCATAATTTCGAACTGCATCACAGATTTAGCCCCCTGACGGTTAGAAGTACCGATACAATCTGAACCAGTATCTCCACCACCGATTACGATCACATCTTTACCTGTAGCAAGAATTGCATCTCCATCTACATTTATACTTCTGACACGTTTATTTTGCTGTTTCAGGAAGTCCATTGCAAAATGAACACCTTTAGCCTCACGGCCTGCAATTCCCAGGTCTCTTGGAATAGTCGAACCTCCGGCCAATACGATAGACTGGTATTCTCTGAGTAAAGTATTCAACTCTACGTTTACTCCAACATTGGCATTACATTTAAAAACAATCCCTTCTTTTTCCATCAGGGCTATCCTTCTGCTCACCACGTCCTTCTGAAGTTTAAAATCAGGAATCCCATAGTTCAATAAACCTCCAGGTGTATCATCACGTTCATAAACCACTACTTCGTGCCCGGCTTTATTCAGTTGTGCTGCAGCTGCCAGACCTGCCGGTCCGGATCCGATTACTGCCACCTTTTTGCCCGTACGGATTAAAGGCTGTTCTGCTTTGATGTACCCTTTATTAAAGGCAATCTCTATAATATGTTTTTCTATTTCTTCGATAGATACAGGCGATTTGTTGATCCCAAGTACACATGCTGATTCACATGGCGCAGGGCAAATCCTTCCGGTAAATTCAGGAAAATTATTGGTACTCAACAAGATGGTTGATGCCAGCTGCCAGTCTCCTTTATATACGGCATCGTTAAATTCCGGAATCACATTTCCCAGCGGGCAGCCCGACTGACAAAAAGGAACACCACAATCCATGCACCTTGCTGCTTCACGGTTTACCTGTTCTATTTCATAATTCTGTACGAATTCATTATAATGCTTTAAACGTTCTTTAGCATCTTCTTTTACAGGAGCAGTTCTTTCATACTCTAAAAATCCGGTTACTTTTCCCATAGTTAAGCTATATTTAGTTTAGTGGTTCTAGTCATTTTGTGTTTCAATTTTCTCTGGTTCATGCGATTAAACGTTCACTTTTGCCCTATTCATCAATACTGCTTTGTACTCTTTAGGGAATACCTTAATGAAGTGAGCAGACTGAGTAGTCCAATCGCTTAAAATAAATTTCGCAATGCTACTATCTGTAAGCTGAATATGTTTCTTCAGCAAGATGTTAATGCGCAATTCATCCTGTTCATCCAGCGGATCAAGATCCACCATTTCCTTATTACATTTACCAGCAAATTCACCTTTAACGTCATAGATCCAGGCTACACCACCGCTCATTCCGGCAGCAAAATTACTTCCTGTATCTCCGATTACCAGAACTTCACCACCAGTCATGTATTCACAACCATGGTCGCCCAGACCTTCTACTACTGCGGTAGCACCGGAGTTCCTTACGGCAAAGCGTTCACCCGCCTGTCCTCTTACATACAGCTCACCTGAGGTTGCGCCATACAAAGCCACATTACCAATGATGATATTTTGTTCCGGCACATAGCTGATCGTGCTGAATGGATAGATCGACAACCGTGCTCCCGATAGTCCTTTTCCAACGTAATCATTGGCTTCACCTTCCAGTTGCAAAGAGATCCCTTTAGCAGCAAAAGCACCAAAGCTTTGTCCTGCAGAACCCTTGAACTTGAAATTGATCGTATCCGCAGGTAATCCCTGACTTTTATAAATTTTAGAGACTTCGTTAGACAACATCGTACCCAATGCACGGTTGGTATTCTTTACTTCAAACTCTCTGTATATTGGTTCTTTATTTAACAAAGCAGGTTCAGCTGCTTTAATTAAAGCATGGTCCAGAATATCTGTTAAGCCGTGATCCTGTTCTTCGGTCTGGTACAGGCTCAGTCCATTGTCCGGAGCTTTGTACAGGATTGCAGATAGATCAAGATCTTTTAACTTCCAGTCTGTCGGATCAATCTGACGTAAGCTCAGTGCATCTGCCTGACCCACCATTTCTTCTACCGTTCTGAAGCCCAGTTCCGCCATTGTTTCTCTCAGTTCCTGAGCCAGGAACATAAACAGGTTTACCACATGATCAGCTTCTCCTGTAAATAATTTTCTAAGGTTAGGATCCTGGGTTGCTACCCCTACAGGGCAGGTATTCAGGTGGCATTTCCTCATCATGATACAACCAGAAGTCACCAGTGCGGCAGTAGCTACCCCCCATTCTTCAGCACCTAAAAGTGTAGCGATGGCAATATCTTTACCTGTTTTCAGCTGTCCGTCTGTCTGAAGGACTACCCTGCTGCGCAAACGGTTTTTCACCAATGTCTGATGTGCTTCTGCAAGACCAAGCTCCCATGGTAAACCGGCATGCTGAATAGAAGTCAACGGTGAAGCACCTGTTCCTCCATCAAATCCGGAAACCAGGATCACATCAGCATGTGCTTTTGCTACCCCTGCAGCAATTGTACCTACTCCTGCTTTAGAAACCAGCTTCACATTGATTCTGGCTTTATGATTGGCATTTTTCAGGTCAAAGATCAGCTGCGCCAAATCTTCAATTGAATAAATATCATGGTGTGGAGGTGGAGAAATCAAACCTACGCCAGGTGTAGCGTGACGAACCTTTGCAATCCAGTCGTCCACTTTATCACCAGGTAGCTGTCCGCCTTCACCAGGTTTTGCACCCTGTGCCATTTTAATCTGTAACTCATCTGCATTACTCAGGTAATAACTCGTTACTCCGAAACGAGCGGAAGCAATCTGTTTGATCGCTGAGCGCATAGAATCACCGTTAGGCAATGTTTCATAACGCAATTCGTCTTCACCGCCTTCTCCGGTGTTGCTTTTTCCACCGATCCTGTTCATGGCAATAGCCAGTGTAGAATGCGCTTCATGTGAAATTGAACCGAATGACATTGCTCCTGTCGCAAAACGCTTCAGTATATTTTCAATTGGCTCCACTTCCTCCAAAGGCACCGCCGGGCGTTTGTAATTGAACTCAAACAAACCGCGAATGGTATAAGCCTGATGCGTTTGTTCATTTACCAGCTTAGAATATTGTTTATAAACGTTATAATCGTTCTTTCTGGTTGCATTCTGTAATAAATGGATCGTCTGCGGATTGAACAAATGCTGCTCTCCTTTACGTTTCCACTTATAGTTACCACCAGTAGGCAGGATAGTATCCGGACGGGTTGCAGAACCGAAAATACGGTTGTGTTTGATCAATGCTTCCTTAGCAATTTCGTCCAGGCCTAAACCACCGATTCTCGAAACAGCACCGGTAAAATAGTTATCGACCACCTGTTTATTGATTCCCAGAATCTCAAAGATCTGTGCACCGTGATAAGACTGTAAAGTAGAAATTCCCATTTTCGAGAAGATCTTCAATAATCCGTTATTTACGGCATAAATATAATTCTGAATCAGTTTGGCTGGTTTCACCTCCAGCTCAGCTTCGAAACCTGTAATGGTTTCTTCTGCTAAGTAAGGATTTACTGCTGTTGCACCAAAACCGATTAAACAAGCAAAATGGTGTACTTCCCAAACATCTCCGGCTTCTACGACCAAACCTACATCCCCTCTGTAACCTTTACGGATCAGGTGATGGTGAACGGTAGAAACAGCCAATAAAGATGGAATCGCAGCATGTTCAGAATCTAAAGCACGGTCAGACAGGATGATCACCTGGAAACCGTCTTCTACTGCATCTACCGCATAGCGACAAAGTCTGTCCAGGGCTTTTGCCATTGCTCCCGGTTTTCCGTTTGCCCTGAAATAGGTTTGTAATGTTTTAGATTGAAAAACACCTGTATCGATACTTCTGAGTTTCTCCAGCTCCAGATTTGTTAAAATCGGGTGTTTGATCCCCACACAATGACATTGCATTGCTTTTTCTTCCAGGATATTCCCGTTATTTCCCATGAAGCCGGCAAGACTCATCACCACCTTTTCCCTGATCGGGTCAATTGGCGGATTCGTTACCTGTGCAAACAGCTGTTTGAAATAAGAAGAAAGGTGTTGAGGTTTCTGAGACAATACCGCCAATGGAATATCAGTTCCCATAGAACCGATTGGCTCTTTGGCATCTCTGGCCATTGGTTTAAGGATCAGGTCAATGTCCTCACGGCTATAACCAAACACCTGCTGGTATTTAAAGATAGATTCCTGAGAAAGGCCACTGAACACCACTCTTGGGTCAGAAAGTTCTTCCAGGCGGATCTGGTATTGGTTTAACCAATCTGCATACGGCCTGCGGCCACATACCTGTTGCTTGATCTCCGTATCACTGATGATCCTGCCCTGCTCCATGTCTACTACAAACATTTTCCCAGGGGTTAACCTTCCTTTTTCGATGATTTTACTTTGATCCAAAGCCAATGCGCCTGCTTCTGAGGCCATGATCACATGGTCATCTTCAGTGATGGCGTATCTTTGCGGACGAAGACCATTTCTATCCAGGGTGGCACCAATCAGATTACCATCTGTAAAGGATACTGCTGCAGGTCCGTCCCATGGCTCCATTAAGGTAGCATGGAATTTATAGAATGCTTGTTTAAGCTCATCCATATCGTCGTTACCATCCCATGCCTCAGGAATCAACATCATGAGTACATGTGGCAGCGAACGGCCTGCATGAAGCAATAGTTCTACTATATTATCTAAACATCCTGAATCGGAATTGGATTCATCAATTACAGGAAGTAAAATATTCAATTCTTCCGGAGTAAAGTAAGAAGAAGCCAATGACTTCACACTTGCTCTAAACCAGTTCAGGTTTCCCTGTAAGGTGTTAATCTCTCCATTATGAGCGATATAACGGAAGGGCTGTGCCAGCTTCCAGGAAGGAAAAGTGTTGGTTGCAAAACGGCTATGGATCAGGCCAAACGCAGAAACTACGCGTTTATCACTTAGCTCTGTAAAGTAACTTCTCACCTGCAGCGAGGTCAGCTGTCCTTTATATACTATAGTACGTGAAGAGAATGAGGCAATATAAAACTCGCCATTGATTCCCTTTACCGTATTATTTATGGTTTTTGAGAGGTAATTTTTAAATACATAAAGTTTACGTTCAAAGTCTGCCCCTGCTGTGATTGCATAAGGACGTCCAATGAACACCTGCTCCATTTCAGGTTCTACCGACAATGCCATGTCGCCGATACCTTCGGTGTTGGTCTGCACTTTTCTGAAGCCTAATACTTCCAGGCCCAGTTTCTCTGCCGCACGGTAAATAATTTCTCTGCACTCTTCTCTTGCCTTCACATCTTTGGGTAAGAATAACATGCCTACCCCATAGTCTCCGGACTCGTTCAGACTGAACCCAATCTTAAGACATTCGTCGTACAGAAACTCGTGAGGGATCTGTATCATAATACCTGCGCCATCTCCGGTATTAATTTCTGCTCCGCAAGCTCCGCGGTGATCAAGATTCTCAAGAATGGTAATGGCGTCGGAAATAATTTGTTGCGACTTTCTGCCCTTGATATGGGCAACGAAACCAATGCCACATGCGTCGTGCTCAAAACGCTGGTCGTATAACCCTTGCTGATCTTGTGTTTGTTCCATAAGTTTAATTTAGTATTGTGGTTGGGTATAGTGTGATTCGGACACTAAGTTACGAAAAAAAATCAAGGAATTATAATATTGTTATATTTTTTAGGAGATATACATCACATTTCAATTATAATGCCTGTATTTTGCGATATCAGTAATTTACATCGATTTAAATTACAATATTAACAACGGTTATTATTCATGCATAACATTTCTCCCATTCTAAACTAAAGGATCAGATCCGAAGATTTTTCCTTTTTTATGCTGAAAGGGGAGAAAATGTAAAAAAAGATTAAAAATAATTCAGCATTCAATGGGTTTAATCTCAATCAATTACCTCAAATGGCGTAAAAAAACTGAAATAAAAGCGATATTTACTTTTGTAGATTCAGTTCTTTTCCTACTTTTGTGACGGGCAAGTCTTTTACGATCAGCTCCCTTTGAACTCCCCCAGGGCGGGAACGAAGCAAGGGTAGAAGGTTGTAGCGGTGCGATAAAAGGTGCTTGCCCATTTTTACTTTTTTTAGATAGACCATGCTTTTAATGCATAATCTTCTTTCTAACAACCACAGCGAGTTAAATAAAACTATATATTTTCTTAAACTGAATTTTTATGAAATTTTTCATAGACACAGCTAATCTGGATCAAATCAGAGAAGCTCAAGACCTTGGCGTTTTAGACGGCGTAACCACCAACCCTAGCCTTATGGCTAAAGAAGGTATCACCGGTGACCAGAATGTGCTGAACCACTACAAAGCAATCTGCGAAATTGTTGATGCAAATGTGAGTGCAGAGGTAATTTCAACTGATTTTGATTCCATGATTAAGGAAGGTGAAGCTTTAGCTAAACTGGACCCGAAAATTGTAGTTAAAATCCCGATGATCAAAGATGGTGTTAAAGCAATCAAATACCTTTCTTCAAAAGGAATCAGGACCAACTGTACACTGATCTTCTCTGCCGGACAAGCTTTATTAGCTGCCAAGGCAGGTGCTACTTATGTGTCTCCTTTCTTAGGTCGTTTGGATGACATCTCTACAGATGGTTTTCAATTGATCGAAGACATCAGATTGATTTTTGACAACTATCAGTACGAAACTCAGATTCTTGCAGCTTCAGTAAGAGGCCCGATGCACATCATCAACTGCGCTAAATTAGGTGCGGATGTAATGACCGGACCACTTTCTGCAATTCTTGCTTTATTAAAACACCCATTAACCGATAGCGGTCTTGCTCAGTTCTTAGCTGATCATGATAAAGCTGCCGGTAAATAAGCGATATACTGATCAAAAAAAAGTCCTGTTGATTAATTCGACAGGACTTTTTTTATGTTTTCATAACTGATCTGTTCATCCGGTTCGATGAGAATCCCCTTCACTCCTGCCCCATTTGCCGCCTCTACATCTCTTGGTTTATCTCCAATCATGACCGACAAGGCCGGATCTATATTG
This region of Pedobacter steynii genomic DNA includes:
- a CDS encoding glutamate synthase subunit beta, which encodes MGKVTGFLEYERTAPVKEDAKERLKHYNEFVQNYEIEQVNREAARCMDCGVPFCQSGCPLGNVIPEFNDAVYKGDWQLASTILLSTNNFPEFTGRICPAPCESACVLGINKSPVSIEEIEKHIIEIAFNKGYIKAEQPLIRTGKKVAVIGSGPAGLAAAAQLNKAGHEVVVYERDDTPGGLLNYGIPDFKLQKDVVSRRIALMEKEGIVFKCNANVGVNVELNTLLREYQSIVLAGGSTIPRDLGIAGREAKGVHFAMDFLKQQNKRVRSINVDGDAILATGKDVIVIGGGDTGSDCIGTSNRQGAKSVMQFEIMPMPSQHRTPNMPWPTFPMLLKVTSSHEEGCERAWGVNTKEFIKDENGNLKALKVVDVEWEIDPAGRPLNFKEKAGTERDLPCQLVLLAMGFLHPQKEGLIEKLGVELDNRGNVKAEEGKYQTNIAKIFAAGDMRRGQSLVVWAISEGREAARKVDEYLMGHSSLASKDGIPYA
- a CDS encoding SusD/RagB family nutrient-binding outer membrane lipoprotein, with product MKKTYYIFIAFLLLVSASGCKKFLDINKDPNNPLDVQEALILTPLELYTTTNIIGGFPGSVSAYWTQQLAINQPAPEIDSYRITPSDVNNTWSFDLYPAVFINARIMIDKAEKAGNNGYAGIGRVLLAYNLAVCTDLWGDIPYSEAFQALGNLKPKYDSQEDIYKLIQSLLDQAIVILNTAPAGIRVGSDDLIYGGTFASWKKLAYTLKARYYLRLSKAAGYSAATQADLALAALQNGFSANADNAKVKYSGEAKGENPWYQGTLPGAGGVVLSKTFVNMLKASNDPRLPFLASPGSGGDYEGRESGTVPTTDPTIYASVSPRVGGYTEADEETGKSAPVYLATYAEALFIKAEATLIKSGALAAQPVLKSAIEAHMNLLGVDAADRDAYTAIHSVLDPVNPLRSLIKEKFVASFLSLEAYNDWRRTGYPALNVVQNAFRPYIPQRFPYPSQEITSNPQPQQSILTSEKVWWAK
- a CDS encoding SusC/RagA family TonB-linked outer membrane protein, whose translation is MKKPLLSLMMLLLFTITVWAQTRTITGTVIAAGDKQPLPGVSVRLKGQKVGTQTGANGRYSIQVSGTNLSLEFSYLGFKTQTKAIGSNDQVDVSLIDDETNLNEIVVTALGIKREKRTLTYSTQEVNGNALVAAKENNLINALAGKVAGVQITNSSGAAGSSSKIVIRGNTSLTGENGALIVVDGVPINNSEAGNPDGALSAGGTANRAIDIDPNIVENVSLLKGAAASALYGSAAARGVVIITTKTGKGKTSIALSSGITLDNPIFPEFQDKYAQGTNGTYVDGNNGQLSSGSWGPLIDGLMVNGKPVTKHDPREEFFRQGFTTDNTLAVNGSTDKSSYLVSYSLLNTKGTMPATNFGRHAFFTKFTHELTSKVSVIGQLNYVNTVNDRLPEGNSLASPFWTVYSAPISWDPFPTTNPDGSQRLYRAARNNPYWLVDNVKFRSVVNRFLPVFTINYNPLPWLSITERIGADIFNDATTYHEAQGIVGGESANGKMYNREINFRQYNHDLIIEAKKNFGDDFFGSILLGNNILSSDQKSVFDKGIGLSVKNYYNIANASTVISRITEQNYRKVGVYAQMTGEYKRMLSLSLTGRYDGTSVLSKDKQFYPYGSASVGFIFTEPLGLSSNSILNFGKIRLSYSYVGNDNVPPYSIGRPYIQPTIGNIEFPYGGVNGFLLSNVQGDPNLKNEGLKEFEAGLELKMFKNRFNVEATYFNKNSIDLISTTPITPSSGANSAVINAASMYNRGIELILSGTPVKTEDITWVIGLNFAKINNKVTEIGQNLDNIQFAGFVSPGVFAYKDQPYAVIYGSKYRRNDAGKLVIDADGYPIIDEALGPIGNTVPKWNAGLTTTFTYKGISLSAVLDMKKGGDVYNLDNFYLNFYGVTKLTEDRTGSKVFDGVTEDGQPNTKVAAIDQAYYQNNYSQVDENGVEDGTYVKLRQVSLSYNFPASLLKKTPIKGLSVSATGRNLWFYTPHYTGSDPEVSLYGTGNGGGFTNFVTPSNRSYNFAVKVTF